The Brassica napus cultivar Da-Ae chromosome C7, Da-Ae, whole genome shotgun sequence genomic interval CTCTATCTCACACACTTGCGAGTTACCTAACACTCTACTAATCTCAATTCCTAAGGAAAATACTTGGCTCCAGAATCCAAGTAGGATTCTCTGACAAAACACGTACTCATTACTGACTCACTAGGATTCTAACACATAACCAAATAACATAATTCtaacaactcaaccagttaatcactcccttaccaagatctgtctaacctcaatcaacaagattaattaaacgagcAAGCATTTAACTAGTCTAACAAGCAATTTACTTAAttaaaccgttacccagatagttagCCTCCTGCTacgaaactatctttaaagataacgggtacctgcactcaaccatatcaacacgcaataatagaaaacatgatgcatcctagccaggttattaactcagtcttaattcctttcatctcagcttagcccttgctaaactgagtccggttccataaataaaataatcctACTGAATCTATCACCCAgtaacgtgatcattctaatttatatgcagactcgatctaccctaaattccaagtggaattcaaacaaaccaactcacaatgTTCCAGGCGAGAgccagctggttgatcggagaagacttaGCCAAAACCCAATAGACGACTTGATTGGACTGgaatggactgatcttgacttggaaATAACCTCCCCTGATACGGCTCTGGACATAATTCAACTCGAGCATAACCTTTTCTAGCTTCTTGGACGATTCCTTCGGGCTTCTTGTGGAGTATCGAGCTTCAAAACTTCAACTGTTCTGAACTAATATGAGCAGCACCTCTACTTGACTTTAGAAGAAGCTGACTGGCATGGATGGATTgatttggacagagcttccgcctcACAGttgtagagaatcgccgattgggcCGAATTtaccttctcggtggagtatcggtctttagaatcgaccatactctaaaatctctcactttctttctttctctctctacccATGTTGTTACTTTGCTTTTGGTGTGGAATGGATGTCTGAAACTGATGGGAGGCATAGGTATTTATAGAAATCATCGACCTGTAATATCGAGCCACACAGGCGACTGTGTGTCAGCCCGCATGCTTCCGGTTGCATTCGTGGCGACACACGGGCGCACACATGTCTTTCTGCATGACTCAGTAACATTCTGAGTGACACACCCACGTCCAGATGGTTTACTGCATGGGTGGAGTCCATGCGACGCGACACACGGCCTGctacatgtcgatcagcatgcttcggttgcagaTACAGCGACATCTCGTACTTATACATGTCATGCTGCATGTTCCAGCATCATGCACGGTGACATGTCGTGCTTCGGTTGACACTCAGCTTGCTAGACACTTGACACCAGGTCCTTGACTCATGCATtgagacacctcgagcttctcggttcatttgcgcgatttcgatccttccggtgaatttttgacccacgatcaatcccgaatatttttctgctCCCATTCTGAtgctctgaatatttttaataaactccaaaatATTTCTGACCTTGACAGAAAATATTTTCCGAGCCTCCGACTTCCTTGAAAAATTTCATAgcaccgaaattagggtttttaccCGATTTCGGGGTTTCCCGTCGTCtttcgatcccgtcgtgcttacttcccgtcctgcttaattcccgtcctgcttccaacttatgATGTCTCTGATTtaatattccgctgatacgaagttttGGAGAAAACTTTGCGGTGAAGAAACGTCATGCTTCTAAAACGCCGAGCTTCTAaaacgtcgtgcttccaaaaatgttatgcttccaaaacgtcctTCTGATCAATATAacacatcttctaactatggtcgagcagcttattcgactcatagctCACTTAAGTtcaattcttcgaccacctcgttctttgaaatttcccgatcgatctttTTCGTCTGCGGTTCGACCACCAAGTTGATCCTTGACCAATCTTCTCGACCAATTGatctcgaccattttatcccgaAGGGTGGGTTATCACACATACACTCCATTATTCTACCATCTTAAATCCTCCATCGTTCCATATAGCTTTCCCATAGATCCACCGGCGTTACATACATCTTTCCTGTCACCCTAAATTCCCCTACCACCAAGCTTCATCTTCTTATATAGGTTCCTTGCAGGTTGCTTTGTTGTGTCCCAACTTTTTGCACCTGCTACAAGCTGTCCTGCGACGTCCTCGTTTAAGCTGTAATATATTAGTGAATAAGTTAGAAACAAGGACAATGAACATGTTAGAATGAAACGTATTGTACATGACCACTTTCTCCCCTCTTGAAAAGTATCTCTGCTTTTTTGGCCTTCCCGGAGGACGTCTGGTTGAAGGGGGGAAGATATGGACGCCAGTAACATTGGCAACCAATTCTCCAATTCCAGTGTAACCTTCCACCGGATATATACTCCCACCTTATGCAGCTCGCAGTTGAGTAACCCCATACACTTCCGCCACCAAGGATTTAACAGCTATCTTTCCTTTTAACGCTGCAGCTATGGGATGAGAACATGGCATTGCGAGCATTTGAAATTCAAAGCACGTACAAGTCATATTGGCAAGGTTGACATGGAAACCTCCCCCTTCTTTCTCTCGGACCTCTTACTCCTTCTCTGCAATCTCCAAAACTTCGTCGTACCCACCAGATTTCTCAAAGTTTTTCGTTTACAATACCTAACACCCTTGGGGACAGGTTACCTTTACTTTTATTGGCCGCGTCACGACGATTCACAAACCATGTCATCAGCTAACTATGAATGAACTCGACCAATCGTATGACTGGTAGTTCTCTAGCCTCACGCAAAACTCCATTCCAAGACTCTGCAAGATTGCTTGTCATCACATTATAGCGTTTTCCGGGAAATTGTGCTCTCGCCCAATGTTCAAGCCCAATCTCGAGCAGATACTCTGCACATTTGTGATCAATACCCATAATCTCGTTGAACGTTGCGTAAAAATCTTGAAGTCTGAAGCTTCTAGCGGCTTTTGCCACCAAGTAATCGAGATGTCGTCCCTTAAAGTTTGAGCGGATGTTTCTCTTCAGGTGGACAATACAAATGCAATGACCAGCAGAGGGATAAACCTGACGTTTTGTAAAAATGAAATGTTAGAGACAATAGGACAAAGAAATGTGTACCACCAGTATCATTAACTGTGAAAAGCTACATTTTGAGTGTTTTAAGATAATGTTACTAACCTTGCTTATCCCTTTAAAAATTGAAGGATGCCTATCAGATACAAACACCAAATCCTCATGGTTTGTAACAAATTTTGAAAGCTGGGTGAAGAACCATTCCCATGACATATCATTCTAGCCATCAACAATGGCAAAAGCCAAAGGAAATATCTGATAATTCCCATGTTGGGTTGATGTTGTTATTAAACAGCCACCATACTTGCCTTTCAGGTGGGTGCCATCTACTACCACAACTTTCCTCATGTACTCGTATCCCTTGATAGAAGCGTCCAATgctacaaataaatatttgaagcGGTGGCCACCATTTTCATGTGGTTCTGTTAAGAGTTCGACAAGTGAACCAGGATTAGACGTCACTAGCTTGTTAAGGTAATCTGGGAGTTTCGCGTAAGCAGTGACATCAGACTCTTTGGTGTTGTCCATTGCGACGTCTCTCGAACGTCATGCCTTCCAGTATGATATATTGACGTTTGGGTCACCACGCATCATGTGACGGATCTCGCGAGGTTTGAGACCTGATCCTGGCGCCCCGAACTTGTTTTTCATAAGCTCACCAATAACCGCCGCTGTAGCTTGTGTTTCGTATCCGCCACGTTCGTCTATTGAACATAGATGTTCTGGAACGACCTTGCGAATTTCAAAAACTTCCGCATCCTTCAGCCGGACGGCATATACTCGCCAAGGGCACGATGGGCTGCAACACTCTAGCGACATTAACCTTGGTTCTGACTTTGCACACCTAAAACGGAACTTCCGACTTATGGCATATACAGCCATATGTTGCCTGAATGCTTCTCTGGACCTAAAGAGCATACCAACGGCAAGTTCTTCATTGGAGTTTCCATTAGTCATGTTCTTTATGTTCTTTTCCTAAACGCAAGTTTCAGCGTCAGCGACACAAAAACATAAAGGAATTAAAACTGACATGTCAGCAACATGTTAAAACAGAGAGTTACAAGATACTAATTATTGACGCTAGCGGTACGTCAACACTTGTTTAGAAGACGCTGATAAAATCAGCGGTGATGAAAACACGGGAAAAACCAGTCGCGACAGTCGCCGGCGGGAGCTTATAACGAGGCTgcatttagatttttttttttttttttttgataatttttaaccgcagtggCTGACGCTGCGTTCAGGAAAAGAACATGACTATTGTCTCCTAGGAAAAAAATTTGCAAATTATTATTAGTAGATTTATAAGTTACCTATTTCACAGTTTAACATTAGTAACAAACTCTAACCGTCAGTGTTCGTTATGTTACCATTAATGTAATCATTGACTTCACCACATAATCACAATTTCAACATTCTCTATTTAAGGTTTTCTAAATGTAAACCATATTATAGTTATGGTAAAGGACACGTATCATTACAAATCGAGgacattttcatccatagttacaaatatgattttaaaattaaataactcGACGGTCATTACGTCCGTGATTCATATAATTCTAAATTTAGGTAATATTAAACATTAACTTAGGTTACACGCTTCATGTCATGACCAACTAAACAAACATACAAGAGGACAAACTTTTCCTTAGCCGGCTATTTGTTCCACAAAAAACCAAACCAACCCCACTACCAATTCATAGCCGGCTAATACAAAGTTTTAAAATCCACAAAAACAAACCCTCGGCCTAGCTTCAGTAACCCTAAACCATTTTTACACCAAAATAGTACGACCCCGTAGATATATCACATTATATAACATCTTTTTCCCAACTGTAACACCTTAGTTCTGATTGTCATCAAAACCCACCATCAATGTCGCTTGCTTCAGAGGAAGTATCCTTGTCGTCTTTAATGACCTCTCTCACTCCACTTGGCTCCCCGGCTTGACCACCCTGTGTGAACATAAACAATGGGGGGCTTGGATGTGAAGGGTTCACTTGAAGGACGCGTGGCCTAGAAACTTGGAATCCTTGTTCTCCCGAAGTTGTATGCATGCCTTCACCTCCAGGGCCTGCAATAAGCATCACTTTTTGAGTTATTCTTCAACCTTCATATgttaccaaaataaatataaaattatgtttaatgtGACCAAAAACGCCTCACCAATCTCGCCAGATTCGCCTCGGATGTCATGATCAACCGGTCGTGGACTGTTTCGAGCACCCGAGCCCCCACCCTCATTTCCAAACACAGACCCAACATTATTTGTAGATCCAGTCGATGAGCTTCCTCCCTCAACTTCTCCAATCTCCTTGACAACCCCCTGATTCTGGATAGTATCGCCGCCTGCATTGTCGTTTCCTTCAGCTAGTGAGATTACACCGCCAACAAGCTCCATCTCAACCTCAGCAGGAGCGTTTATGTTTAACTGTTCATCAACCTCGATACCCGAGGCTATAACTCCTTCTCAAAACCTCATGTTATTCACCATGGCAGCATGATCAGTGAGCGGGTTGCTCTGGTTCTGATAGTTACGTAAATCCATTCCCACGTCCCAGAAAATGGAAGGTGCTTCGACTTGAGTGATCGGGACAGTGAGAAGGTTCGTACCTTCAGGGGTTAAACCTACATTAAACAAGCAGAGAGGTTATTATATCGTTAATCCAAGTGGTTATTATAAATGTTAAATAGAGTGACTACAATCTAGATGGTTGGTTTAAGACATACCTCCAACAGCGTGACTGTTTTGACCAGTCTCTAGGTTGACATTATTGGCGTCGTACATGACGTCATCATTATCCTCGACAACAATAATATCCCTGGAGGGTTGGTTATTGGAGGGCTGGTTACCACCAATCTGGTCTGCATAGGCCATCTCACAAGAGACACGGTGGAATAGCATTATCGTTTCTTCACTAAAACGGGCGTTCATAACCCTCTCAGTTTCCTTAGCTCGGTCCCCAAAAACAAGCCCTAAACAATATTCATAGGAAAACAATTACATTTTTGCAAACTTTAATCGTAATACACATTAGGCGATGTTACTTACTTTCGTACTCGGCTCTGTTTGCTTCGGTTTGGGTGCCATCAACAATGTAAGTTGTTGATCCAATGGAGAATCTTGTTCTACACAGAAACTCATACTCCGCAACCCGTCTTGGCCCAACTATCACAAGCAACGCCAGATCTGAGAGAGATGTTTTCACGTTTAAGAGGATACAAAGATCTTCCGTATGATTAATGGTTGTTGGTGGGGTTTTGTAACCTAGTGGAGACAACATCCAACTAGAGGAGTTGAGGGGCGAAGAGAGTTGTAACACCCCAAAACCACcccaattaaatttttaaaaggcTAATGGGTTCTCTACAGCCCAACTAGAAAACCCTAGGGTTCTCCCTTTCCCCACATTATAAAAGCAAGCCTCTACTTCTTTTTCTCTCATCAGAAATCTAGAAGCGAGGCCCTGCAGAGAATCCCCAGAGATcagaaaccctagccgtcgactctctctctctccctgcgccgtctctctcctccttctctctcttcgccgcgtctctcctctctctctctctctctctcttcgccgcacctccttctctctctctcggccgcatctctctctccttgccgTGAACAGCCgcaagtggtggtggtggccgcGCGGTGTCCTAGACCTCAGATCCCGTTTCCCTCGCCTCTCAActcagatccagatccagatctaggctaaggtgaggtGTTCTACCCAGATCTCTTCCATGCTCTTTTATATTGTTGAATGGGTTGCTAGGATTGATTAGATCCTGTTTGTGGTTAGGATGATAGACCATATTGCATTAGAACCCTCATACTGATTTAAGATTCTAAATAAACCGGTGTGTTGatgattgtttgattgtttgattggttGAAGATCTGTGGTTGTGATTGAGAGCTAGGATGGTTAGAAAGAAATGAACGTAAGATTATAAGAGAAATGTTAACCGGTCTGGTTAGATGAATGATAGGATATCTATGAATGATTGTTAAATGGATTGAGTGTGACACCGAGAACGGGTGGCATCTAAAAAGGaaagtaagaaagagtctaagggtttaaggaaaaaggaaataaaagaaaaaggaaaagttaaatgattgaaatacgaaccaccgaggaactggtggggagtatgggaaatgaatagaaatggaatacgaaccaccgagggactggtggggagtatgggaaaacgcggcggccgtagcgttcaaaaacggcaggttaagaatagaggcgccggtaagattgagtcacgccgagtcttggcgggaaAGGGCTGTAATACACTGCAAAGGGTATAGACTACATCCAAGGGAACCGGATGCCGAGTGTACCAGGGCAGGCGGCTCCACAGGAATGCAGCAAGAAAAGGGGAGGGTTGgtccgcttgagctgtgtaggtcctagAGTTCTAGGATGACTGgagtcttaaataataaaccgaaTTGTGTGAATTGAGTGATGACTGAGTTCATTGCATTGCTTGTTTTCGTGAAATGAAACCTTAATAGCTAGTTAAGAAATGAGTGTAGTGACTAGTCGGTTCTCGTTTCGCATTGAGTAGTATAAAAGCTCATGGGGGAGACTGGTCTAGAATCGCTTCACTGAGTATTcatactcacccctctttttcTCTTTCC includes:
- the LOC106407784 gene encoding uncharacterized protein LOC106407784 produces the protein MDNTKESDVTAYAKLPDYLNKLVTSNPGSLVELLTEPHENGGHRFKYLFVALDASIKGYEYMRKVVNDMSWEWFFTQLSKFVTNHEDLVFVSDRHPSIFKGISKVYPSAGHCICIVHLKRNIRSNFKGRHLDYLVAKAARSFRLQDFYATFNEIMGIDHKCAEYLLEIGLEHWARAQFPGKRYNVMTSNLAESWNGVLREARELPVIRLVEFIHS